The proteins below come from a single Leptidea sinapis chromosome Z, ilLepSina1.1, whole genome shotgun sequence genomic window:
- the LOC126978373 gene encoding RNA polymerase II subunit A C-terminal domain phosphatase SSU72-like — MDELYFAVTCSSNMNRSMEAHAFLAKKGFKVKSFGTGEKVKLPGTSADKPNVYEFGVPYDDIYKDLYKKDKPYYTQNGLLHMLDRNRRIKRCPERLQDSPEKFDVIITCEERVYDQVVEYFVSRRSTCNQPVHIVNIDIQDNHEEATIGAFLITDLVTKMTQSEDLDNDIDELLHNFEAKCHRPILNSIMFY; from the coding sequence atggatGAGTTATACTTTGCTGTAACATGTTCATCAAATATGAACAGAAGCATGGAAGCACATGCATTTCTTGCTAAAAAGGGATTTAAAGTTAAATCTTTCGGGACTGGTGAGAAAGTGAAGTTACCTGGTACCTCAGCAGATAAACCAAATGTTTATGAATTTGGAGTACCTTATGATGATATTTACAAGGATCTATATAAAAAAGATAAACCATATTATACACAAAATGGTCTGTTGCATATGCTTGACAGAAATCGAAGAATAAAACGATGCCCTGAACGATTGCAAGACTCACCAGAAAAATTTGATGTTATAATAACTTGTGAGGAGAGAGTTTATGACCAAGttgttgaatattttgtatCTAGAAGATCCACTTGCAATCAACCAGTACACATTGTGAATATAGATATTCAGGATAATCATGAAGAAGCCACAATAGGAGCTTTTCTTATTACTGATttggtcacaaaaatgacacagAGTGAAGATTTGGACAATGATATTGATGAACTTCTGCATAATTTTGAAGCCAAATGTCACAGGCCTATTTTAAATAGTATCATGTTTTATTGA
- the LOC126978352 gene encoding protein RCC2 homolog, which translates to MAERSRKRNSSAVVESNSKRRFVPDSDEDEDQDASRVPSPLPEESQQTFPEVVLKSFYKKPGVLLIAGCVSWDNVAKRDSNGENIHPNLYTFHKFTDRKYRLIVSGCDSGHSILVSTSGECYTFGRNNYGQLGLGDTTTRYVPELVPELTGKNIIHAATGKHHSLFVTDTGTVYACGDNKHGQLGIGNNTPQYKTPTRIRYKGPPVVKAGCGSNFSMILDCNGALHSFGLPEFGQLGHNTDGKYFMTSNRLAFNLQAIPKKIAAYFEKQRDGRMNPITNVEIVDFSCGNNHTVAIDSLKRVFSWGFGGYGRLGHSDPKDVAVPLLIRSFQGSSRGVKSVYCGSKFTLAVNELGMLYLFGQPKPTGEANMYPKPMQDLMGWNVQCMGAGHTSMLFAADDTLIAMGASPTYGELGLGFTCGSTTRAKEVYSMAGMKYSQIAMGYSHSMLLVDDSTDEVKQKLEAIPTYSP; encoded by the exons ATGGCAGAACGAAGCCGTAAGCGTAATAGTTCTGCAGTTGTGGAATCAAATTCTAAAAGGCGGTTTGTACCTGACAGTGATGAAGACGAAGATCAAGATGCCTCAAGAGTACCTTCTCCTCTACCTGAAGAATCACAACAGACATTTCCAGAG GTGGTTTTGAAGAGTTTTTACAAGAAGCCAGGAGTACTTTTAATTGCTGGATGTGTGTCTTGGGATAATGTTGCCAAAAGAGACAGTAATGGAGAAAACATCCACCCGAACCTCTACACATTTCACAAATTCACAGATAGAAAG TACCGGCTGATTGTTAGTGGATGTGATTCTGGCCACTCAATTTTAGTATCTACCTCTGGTGAATGCTATACATTTG GGCGAAACAATTATGGTCAACTAGGATTAGGTGACACCACCACACGATATGTTCCAGAACTTGTACCAGAACTAACTGGAAAAAACATTATCCATGCTGCTACTGGAAAGCACCATAGTCTTTTTGTAACAG atACTGGTACAGTCTATGCTTGTGGGGATAACAAACATGGTCAATTAGGTATTGGCAATAACACTCCCCAATATAAAACACCTACCAGAATCAGATACAA aGGACCACCAGTTGTCAAGGCCGGTTGTGGTTCAAATTTTTCAATGATATTAGATTGCAATGGAGCCCTTCACTCATTTGGCTTGCCAGAATTTGGTCAATTAG GGCATAATACTGatggaaaatattttatgacttcTAACAGACTCGCCTTTAATTTACAAGCAATACCCAAGAAGATAGCTGCCTATTTCGAAAAGCAAAGGGATGGTCGCATGAACCCCATTACTAATGTTGAAATTGTGGACTTCTCTTGTGGTAACAACCATACT GTTGCTATTGATTCATTGAAACGGGTATTCAGTTGGGGTTTTGGTGGCTATGGTCGCTTAGGTCATTCAGACCCAAAAGATGTGGCAGTGCCACTTCTCATCAGATCATTTCAAGGTTCATCCCGAGGTGTCAAATCAGTCTACTGTGGCTCTAAATTCACATTGGCTGTAAATGAGCTTG GTATGCTCTACCTCTTTGGTCAGCCAAAACCTACTGGAGAAGCAAACATGTACCCCAAGCCAATGCAAGATTTAATGG GTTGGAATGTCCAATGTATGGGAGCAGGCCACACTTCAATGCTTTTTGCAGCTGATGATACACTCATAGCTATGGGAGCCTCACCAACTTATGGAGAACTG GGTCTCGGATTTACTTGTGGCTCCACAACACGGGCAAAAGAAGTATACTCCATGGCAGGAATGAAATATTCTCAAATTGCTATGGGCTACTCACATTCAATGCTTCTAGTTGATGATTCGACGGATGAAGTGAAACAGAAGTTGGAAGCAATACCAACGTACAGTCCGTAA
- the LOC126978345 gene encoding KIF-binding protein-like — MDTILNRINKTFETLKNNFKCKNSPDKLPNLKNDIRLLQTDIIVLGRENHDNYRRSLAMEAFLALLTVKTVPLSLIDKRNILQSIYEKMRPYALAEECLFVFLRIQNLLCYNLIQLHLLADAREILEEVEELYDKIDESKLFYDAEDLFIAEPICNIKTMNVEKINNVITNNIQMQAFLYNKLDLPDKYTMYNHTVLRRQLEMKEGTPQDWALRTARLGNYFTYLNQLDHACYHLCASYHVLRTFHDNCKLMPKEFIVQKADIEVQFLELSHYWVKYGLTLFKLSRKNVLNKFFSQPTLKTDLWKTVNGLDDTLSNAGEYFKDIGPEKSGKGDSTLNDIFTFPTLNLNNIQNKVPSETVKTPEEARKLFAFTHKWLMRAKHYYDFEQHSSQYISCCLQLAELHEHLAFFEKNIDNQYTIQKRRADVLEALNSLLKTCDNVMTVQIDVIRELSQVQLELMALNLQKLWREESQTNVVDLDTDADYLINSLDSASSKTLTDRTLNANCKNAVLRKMEAATTLNGTLYRLSGQLNAKTPSELSLKL, encoded by the coding sequence ATGGATACAATATTAAATCGTATAAATAAGACATTCGAAACTTTgaagaataattttaaatgtaaaaactcTCCAGACAAATTGCCTAATTTGAAGAATGATATAAGACTCCTACAAACAGATATCATTGTATTGGGAAGGGAAAATCATGACAATTATCGGAGATCACTGGCGATGGAAGCATTTTTAGCGTTGCTTACTGTGAAAACTGTGCCTCTTTCACTTAtagataaaagaaatattttacaatcGATCTATGAAAAAATGAGGCCTTATGCTTTGGCCGaagaatgtttatttgtatttctcAGAATACAGAATCTTTTATGCTATAACCTTATACAACTACATCTTCTTGCCGATGCTCGTGAAATTCTTGAAGAAGTTGAAGAACTTTATGATAAAATTGATGagtctaaattattttatgatgcAGAGGATTTGTTCATAGCCGAGcctatttgtaatataaaaacaatgaatGTAGAGAAAATCAATAAtgtaattacaaataatattcaaatgcaagcctttttatataataaattagatCTGCCTGACAAGTACACTATGTACAATCACACAGTTTTGAGAAGACAGTTGGAAATGAAAGAAGGTACTCCCCAAGACTGGGCTTTACGGACCGCTCGACTTggtaattattttacttatctTAATCAGCTTGATCATGCTTGTTATCATTTGTGTGCTTCTTACCATGTTCTTCGTACCTTCCATGACAACTGTAAACTAATGCCAAAAGAATTTATAGTGCAAAAAGCAGATATTGAAGTACAATTTTTGGAACTCAGTCATTATTGGGTTAAATATGGCCTAACATTGTTTAAGCTATCACGCAagaatgttttaaataagtttttttcaCAACCCACATTAAAAACAGATCTTTGGAAAACTGTTAATGGATTAGATGATACTCTTTCAAATGCAGGGGAATATTTCAAGGATATCGGTCCAGAAAAAAGTGGCAAAGGTGATTCAACTTTGAATGATATTTTCACCTTCCCTACATTAAACTTGAATAATATCCAAAATAAAGTTCCTTCGGAAACTGTAAAAACCCCCGAAGAAGCTCGTAAACTTTTTGCATTTACGCATAAATGGTTAATGCGAGCTAAGCATTATTACGACTTTGAACAGCACTCGTCTCAATATATATCATGCTGCTTACAATTAGCTGAATTGCACGAACACTTGGCATTCTTTGAAAAAAACATCGATAACCAGTATACTATACAAAAAAGAAGGGCGGATGTTTTAGAAGCTCTAAACTCTCTACTGAAAACTTGCGACAACGTTATGACTGTTCAAATAGATGTGATACGTGAATTGTCTCAAGTGCAATTAGAGCTAATGGCATTGAACTTGCAAAAGTTATGGCGTGAGGAATCTCAAACTAACGTTGTTGATTTGGATACGGATGCTGATTATCTAATAAATTCTCTGGATTCTGCATCAAGTAAAACTTTAACAGATAGAACGCTAAATGCCAACTGTAAAAATGCAGTATTGAGAAAAATGGAAGCAGCTACAACATTGAATGGGACACTCTATAGACTCAGTGGACAATTAAACGCTAAAACGCCATCCGAATTAAGCTTAAAGCTTTGA